One part of the Sphingobacterium sp. LZ7M1 genome encodes these proteins:
- the nagB gene encoding glucosamine-6-phosphate deaminase, with product MARLNLLEETRFEKVPVTVYPSQDEASVKVAERIAAIIKDKHAKGEKAVLGLATGATPVKVYKELVRMHKEEGLSFQNVVTFNLDEYYPMLPTAEQSYVAFMNKHLFNHVDIPKENINIPDGTLAEDKVQAFCEGYEQKISSLGGLDIQLLGIGRTGHIGFNEPGSAPNSGTRLVTLDDLTRRDASRDFGGKENVPTKAITMGVGTIFKAKEIVLMAWNEKKAEIVKKAVEGEISSDIPATYLQMSDHVEFVLDEDAASALTRFNLPWLAHDVVWTDKLVKKAVVWLSLHLDKAILKLTDDDYNNNGMAQLITEQGTAYSINIRIFNELQRTITGWPGGKPGVDDSNRPERAEPAQKNVILFSPHPDDDVISMGGTFIRLADQGHNVHVAYQTSGNTAVWDDDVLRYLEFVQDYAVVVEDDNGVTRKIYDEAREFFKVKKPNQVDPEIIRTIKGLIRKGEAIAGARFVGLPDENIHFMDLPFYDRGKFSKEIDFEDDIQQTMELLRQVKPQQVFAAGDFADPHGTHKVCFDIILEALLRLRETDEWTKDCWLWLYRGAWHEYPIHDIEMAVPLSPQEVKRKRLAIFKHQSQKDLPVFPGDDPREFWVRAEDRTSETAGLYHQLGLANYEAIEAFVRWKF from the coding sequence ATGGCAAGATTAAATTTATTAGAGGAAACCCGCTTTGAGAAAGTTCCAGTAACGGTATACCCCTCTCAAGACGAAGCTTCTGTTAAAGTTGCTGAGCGCATCGCTGCTATCATTAAAGATAAGCATGCAAAAGGGGAAAAGGCAGTTTTAGGTCTAGCGACCGGAGCAACGCCAGTAAAAGTCTACAAAGAACTTGTGAGAATGCACAAGGAAGAGGGATTAAGCTTCCAAAACGTTGTTACTTTCAACTTGGATGAGTATTACCCGATGCTTCCGACTGCAGAACAAAGTTATGTAGCATTCATGAACAAGCATTTGTTCAATCATGTTGATATTCCCAAAGAGAACATCAATATTCCAGATGGAACACTTGCAGAAGACAAGGTTCAGGCTTTCTGTGAAGGCTATGAACAGAAAATCTCCAGCTTGGGAGGTTTAGATATCCAATTATTGGGTATTGGTCGTACAGGACACATTGGTTTCAATGAACCAGGGTCTGCGCCAAACTCAGGTACTCGCTTGGTCACCTTAGATGACCTTACAAGAAGAGATGCTTCACGCGACTTCGGTGGTAAGGAAAATGTACCAACAAAAGCGATTACCATGGGTGTAGGTACGATTTTCAAAGCCAAGGAAATTGTATTGATGGCATGGAACGAGAAGAAAGCTGAAATCGTGAAGAAAGCGGTTGAAGGGGAAATTTCTTCTGATATTCCTGCGACTTATCTTCAGATGTCTGATCATGTTGAGTTTGTGTTGGATGAAGATGCTGCTTCAGCCTTGACCCGCTTTAACCTTCCTTGGTTGGCGCATGATGTGGTATGGACAGACAAATTAGTTAAAAAAGCAGTTGTTTGGCTTTCATTGCATTTGGATAAAGCTATCCTGAAACTTACCGATGATGACTATAACAATAATGGTATGGCTCAATTAATTACTGAGCAAGGTACTGCTTATAGCATCAACATCCGTATTTTCAATGAATTACAACGTACCATTACAGGTTGGCCAGGTGGTAAACCAGGTGTGGATGATTCTAACCGCCCTGAAAGAGCTGAACCAGCACAAAAGAATGTAATCTTATTTTCTCCACACCCTGATGATGATGTGATCTCAATGGGAGGTACTTTCATTCGTTTGGCTGATCAAGGTCATAATGTACATGTGGCTTATCAAACTTCTGGTAATACCGCTGTTTGGGACGATGATGTGTTACGTTATTTGGAATTCGTTCAAGACTATGCGGTAGTCGTGGAAGATGATAATGGCGTTACGCGTAAGATCTATGATGAGGCTCGTGAATTCTTTAAAGTTAAAAAGCCTAATCAAGTAGACCCTGAAATTATCAGAACGATCAAAGGACTTATCCGTAAGGGTGAAGCTATTGCTGGAGCTCGTTTCGTAGGGCTTCCTGATGAGAATATCCACTTTATGGACCTTCCGTTCTATGATCGCGGTAAATTCTCTAAGGAGATCGATTTTGAAGATGATATTCAGCAGACCATGGAATTGCTTCGCCAAGTGAAACCTCAACAGGTTTTTGCTGCCGGTGACTTTGCAGATCCACATGGTACCCATAAAGTTTGTTTCGATATTATCCTGGAAGCTTTATTGCGATTGAGAGAAACCGACGAATGGACTAAAGATTGTTGGTTATGGTTATATAGAGGTGCATGGCACGAATATCCGATCCATGATATCGAAATGGCGGTTCCACTTTCTCCACAAGAGGTGAAACGCAAAAGGTTGGCAATCTTCAAACACCAATCTCAAAAAGATCTTCCTGTATTCCCAGGAGATGATCCAAGAGAGTTTTGGGTTCGTGCTGAAGATCGTACTAGCGAAACAGCTGGATTGTACCACCAATTAGGATTAGCGAACTATGAAGCTATCGAAGCTTTTGTTCGTTGGAAATTCTAA
- a CDS encoding TlpA disulfide reductase family protein has protein sequence MKKLIFLIAFIPSLLFAQTKEELIAQVKANPKEVSSIRLIQRVGGYFPEYQELADLFKTLDKKVKKSTEGKIFDRYLDALKNTLPGKKSPSITQFDLAGEPYSLSDLKGKYVLIDFWASWCPPCREENPKLVKTYAEFKDKNFEILGVSFDKEFEPWAKAVKDDNLTWKHVSDLQGWNNSASLAYGVKAIPQNILVDPEGKVVARNLHGDELNNKLREILK, from the coding sequence ATGAAGAAATTAATATTTTTAATAGCATTTATACCGAGCCTTTTGTTCGCACAAACCAAGGAAGAACTCATTGCACAAGTAAAGGCAAATCCCAAGGAGGTAAGCTCAATCCGTCTAATCCAAAGAGTGGGTGGCTATTTCCCAGAATACCAGGAATTGGCCGATCTATTCAAGACGTTGGATAAAAAAGTCAAGAAATCCACCGAAGGTAAAATATTTGATCGCTATTTGGACGCCCTAAAGAATACCCTGCCTGGCAAAAAATCGCCAAGCATCACCCAATTTGATTTAGCAGGTGAACCTTATTCCCTATCGGATCTGAAAGGTAAATATGTACTCATTGATTTTTGGGCTTCCTGGTGTCCTCCCTGCCGTGAAGAAAACCCTAAGTTGGTCAAGACTTATGCTGAATTCAAGGATAAAAACTTCGAAATCTTAGGAGTATCATTTGACAAGGAATTTGAACCTTGGGCAAAAGCAGTAAAAGATGACAACCTGACTTGGAAGCATGTTTCCGATCTTCAGGGCTGGAACAACTCAGCAAGTCTAGCTTATGGCGTGAAAGCCATTCCGCAAAATATCTTGGTGGATCCTGAAGGAAAAGTTGTAGCACGAAACCTGCATGGCGACGAACTCAACAATAAACTCAGGGAGATCCTGAAATAA
- the uxaC gene encoding glucuronate isomerase has product MKPFLDENFLLQSRVAEELYHDYAKELPIIDYHNHLPPNEVAANKQFSNITEIWLHGDHYKWRAMRANGIDEKFITGAASDQEKFHKWAETVPYTLRNPLYHWTHLELQRYFGIHDLLSADNADAVFEKANQDLAQPNMSVHGLLEQMKVETICTTDDPIDSLEFHQAYAKNPGKFDMFPAFRPDKAMSPENKEAFNQYVNRLGEVANSDINNLQDYLDALKSRHDFFAQNGCCVSDHGLSHLYAEDFTESEISNIFTKVRQGNDLTLEEINKFKSALLLHFAEWDNEKNWVQQFHVGAFRNTNSGSLKKLGPDTGFDSIGDYSQGLGLVKFLDRLAAKEKLGKTILYNLNASDNDLFAAMCGNFNDGTTAGKIQYGSAWWYHDQKDGMTKQINSLSNIGLISRFVGMLTDSRSFLSFPRHEYFRRLLCNIFAEDIVNGELPHDIKWIGKIVQDICYYNAKAYFPFKKQG; this is encoded by the coding sequence ATGAAACCATTCTTGGATGAAAATTTTCTTTTGCAAAGCCGAGTGGCAGAAGAGCTTTACCATGACTATGCAAAAGAACTACCTATTATAGATTATCATAATCACTTACCACCTAACGAGGTGGCTGCCAATAAACAATTTTCAAATATCACTGAAATTTGGTTACATGGCGACCATTACAAATGGAGAGCCATGCGCGCAAATGGGATCGACGAAAAATTTATTACAGGTGCCGCAAGTGACCAAGAAAAGTTTCATAAATGGGCCGAAACAGTCCCTTATACCTTAAGAAACCCATTATACCATTGGACCCATCTCGAATTGCAACGCTATTTTGGCATTCATGACCTCCTATCTGCCGACAATGCTGATGCTGTTTTCGAAAAAGCCAACCAAGATTTGGCACAACCCAATATGTCGGTCCATGGGTTATTGGAACAGATGAAAGTGGAAACCATCTGTACCACAGATGACCCTATCGACTCGCTGGAGTTCCATCAGGCTTATGCCAAGAACCCAGGTAAATTTGATATGTTCCCCGCTTTTCGACCTGATAAGGCTATGAGTCCGGAGAACAAAGAAGCTTTCAACCAATATGTAAACCGACTAGGAGAGGTAGCCAATAGCGATATCAACAATCTGCAAGATTACCTCGATGCCCTAAAATCCCGACATGACTTCTTTGCCCAGAACGGCTGTTGTGTTTCTGACCATGGCTTGAGTCACCTATATGCAGAAGATTTCACAGAGAGTGAAATCTCCAACATCTTCACTAAGGTTAGACAGGGGAATGATTTGACGCTAGAGGAAATCAATAAATTTAAATCCGCATTATTGCTTCATTTTGCAGAATGGGACAATGAAAAGAATTGGGTTCAGCAATTTCATGTAGGGGCTTTCCGTAACACAAATTCCGGCTCCTTGAAAAAACTGGGACCTGATACCGGATTTGATAGTATCGGCGACTATTCCCAAGGTTTGGGCTTGGTAAAATTCTTAGACCGCTTGGCAGCGAAAGAAAAATTGGGCAAAACAATCCTATACAATCTGAATGCATCCGACAATGACCTGTTTGCCGCAATGTGTGGCAATTTCAATGATGGAACTACAGCTGGCAAGATACAATATGGTTCAGCATGGTGGTACCATGACCAAAAAGACGGGATGACAAAACAGATCAACAGTCTTTCAAACATTGGGTTGATCAGCCGATTTGTAGGGATGTTGACCGACTCCCGTAGTTTCCTGTCATTCCCAAGACATGAATATTTTAGAAGGTTACTCTGCAATATTTTCGCAGAGGATATCGTCAATGGTGAATTACCGCATGATATAAAATGGATTGGCAAGATCGTACAGGACATCTGTTATTACAATGCCAAAGCCTATTTCCCTTTCAAGAAACAAGGTTAG
- a CDS encoding SMP-30/gluconolactonase/LRE family protein has translation MKTTLLITLIVFCSQLGFSQTKLTQLWESKEQLPTPESVLYSPEKSALYVSLIDGDGVAKDGKGGVAILNLDGSLKDATWVQGLNAPKGLAMHKDLLYVADIDEVVVIDMITGNVINQIKIPDAQFLNDVTVDNNGKVYVSDTRKGEIHLIHNNKPSLFMKDVKDVNGLRVIDGVLYAMAGPELWKIDANKNHTVVAKGLQLGGDGLEPVGDGSYLVTCWGGLIYHIAANGTVTELLDVRDKMKTADLGYNQKEKILYVPTFLNNSVVAYKLD, from the coding sequence ATGAAAACTACCTTATTAATTACATTGATAGTCTTTTGCTCACAACTGGGCTTTAGTCAGACGAAATTGACTCAACTTTGGGAGTCTAAGGAACAGCTTCCTACCCCAGAATCGGTATTATATTCGCCAGAGAAATCGGCTTTGTACGTGTCATTGATAGACGGAGATGGCGTTGCAAAGGATGGAAAGGGCGGAGTGGCCATTTTGAATTTGGACGGAAGTCTAAAGGATGCGACTTGGGTGCAAGGACTGAATGCTCCTAAAGGTTTGGCCATGCATAAAGACTTGCTTTATGTTGCTGATATTGATGAAGTCGTGGTGATCGACATGATTACCGGTAATGTCATCAACCAAATTAAGATCCCTGATGCACAATTCTTGAATGATGTCACTGTGGACAACAATGGAAAGGTCTATGTCTCTGATACCAGGAAAGGAGAGATTCACCTGATCCATAATAATAAACCATCTCTTTTCATGAAAGATGTAAAGGATGTCAATGGCCTACGTGTTATTGATGGTGTGTTGTATGCGATGGCAGGTCCTGAATTATGGAAAATTGACGCCAATAAAAATCATACTGTTGTGGCTAAAGGATTGCAATTGGGTGGTGATGGATTAGAGCCTGTTGGTGATGGCAGTTATTTGGTGACTTGTTGGGGAGGATTAATCTATCATATCGCAGCAAACGGAACGGTAACTGAACTGTTAGATGTAAGGGATAAGATGAAAACTGCGGATTTAGGATACAACCAAAAAGAGAAAATCTTGTATGTTCCAACCTTCTTGAACAATAGCGTTGTGGCGTATAAGTTAGACTAA